The genome window AGGAGGCCGTCAATGAGGCAAAAAGGAACAAAGGGGCATATGACCTTTGCATTATGGATGTAGAGATGCCTATAATGGATGGCTGTGAGGCGACACGCATCATGCGACGCGACTTAAGCTACTTCCCCATCATGGCCTACTCAGGCAATCACAACTACCGCGAAGAATGCTTTCAATCCGGCGCTGATGATTTTGTAGAAAAACCCTGTTCTCCCCCGCTTCTTTTAGCTAAAATACGGGAACTGGCCGTAAAGACTTATCAATTTGTATTTAATGGAAAAGATTTATTATTAAAAAAGGAGATGCCGATGGATCAGCAGCATGCAAAGGAACTGATTGAACTGAAAAAGCAGGGGCTTGTTAAAATGCGACTCGACGGCCCGGCGGATCGGGAGATCATTGCCCACAAAAACACACCTAATAAAATTTCTCATGATTTCGTTGTTAAAAAACAACTCATGTCGGAATTCCTCAATCGTGATCCTGAAAAGCCAACTTTGTGCGACCTCTACAGAGGACATAAAAACTGTATCGTTGAAACCTTTATTGATGAAGAGGCTTATGCTGAAAGGTTAAAGGCAGAAGATGAAGATATGAATAAGCATACAGAGAAGGTTTTTAAGGGGGAAGAGGAATAGAGCTGTCGGATAGTATTCGAAATGGGGTGTTATCGGGAAACTGTACAAGTGCCGCATTATGTTCCTAAAACGAGGTGTGGATGAATAAATTCAAAAGAATGACAAATGACACCATTTGCATATTGAAACAAAATGGAGATATTGTTGAAAATGTTAAGGCAAGTGTTCAGAAAAACAAAATTTTCATTTTTCGTTCAGATGTATTGATAGAGATAGGTGACCATGTTCGTAGAAAAATGTCAAACGGGTCGGAAGAAACATTCAGAGTAATTGATCCTGGGTTCTATGAAAAGGTTGGCAATATTGATGCACATTATCAAATGGACGTTCAAAATGTTGGGATTAACGAAGTGAAAAATACAATTCAGCACAAGAATCTGGAATCAAAAAAAATTACAGATCTAACGTTGGAAGAAATAGACCAAGAAATTGATCGTATCGCTGGATTTGAAGCAAGTGGCGGTGGTTATGGCAGTCCTGATGCCAGGTTCGCAGATGAAAGACGTTTAAAGACCTTAATAAGTTTGAGAGAGCAAAAGATGAACACATCGTCACCAAAGCCATCCGTTGATGTGAATAGAGTTTTAAATGAAGTTTTTATTGTTCATGGACATGATGATGGTGCGACCAACCAAGTTGCAAGATTCATAGAAAAAATTGGACTAGTAGCAATAATATTGCATGAGCAAGCGAGTGAAAGCCGTACAATAATTGAAAAAATAGAAAAGTATTCGGATGTTGCATTTGGAATCATCCTTTATACTCCGTGTGATTTTGGTAAAGCAAAATTAGATAAAGATTTGAGACCGAGAGCCCGTCAGAACGTGGTTTTCGAACATGGTTATTTGA of Deltaproteobacteria bacterium contains these proteins:
- a CDS encoding response regulator, translated to MKLLIAEDHTALQKTMEMMMKAWGFDFDLASNGQEAVNEAKRNKGAYDLCIMDVEMPIMDGCEATRIMRRDLSYFPIMAYSGNHNYREECFQSGADDFVEKPCSPPLLLAKIRELAVKTYQFVFNGKDLLLKKEMPMDQQHAKELIELKKQGLVKMRLDGPADREIIAHKNTPNKISHDFVVKKQLMSEFLNRDPEKPTLCDLYRGHKNCIVETFIDEEAYAERLKAEDEDMNKHTEKVFKGEEE
- a CDS encoding nucleotide-binding protein — translated: MNKFKRMTNDTICILKQNGDIVENVKASVQKNKIFIFRSDVLIEIGDHVRRKMSNGSEETFRVIDPGFYEKVGNIDAHYQMDVQNVGINEVKNTIQHKNLESKKITDLTLEEIDQEIDRIAGFEASGGGYGSPDARFADERRLKTLISLREQKMNTSSPKPSVDVNRVLNEVFIVHGHDDGATNQVARFIEKIGLVAIILHEQASESRTIIEKIEKYSDVAFGIILYTPCDFGKAKLDKDLRPRARQNVVFEHGYLIGKIGRSRVCALVKGDIEVPNDISGVVYIKLDKDGAWKYKVAKEIKSAGYAVDLNKLM